A genome region from Prionailurus bengalensis isolate Pbe53 chromosome B4, Fcat_Pben_1.1_paternal_pri, whole genome shotgun sequence includes the following:
- the PANX2 gene encoding pannexin-2, which yields MHHLLQQSADMATALLAGEKLRELILPGAQDDKAGALAALLLQLKLELPFDRVVTIGTVLVPILLVTLVFTKNFAEEPIYCYTPHNFTRDQALYARGYCWTELRDALPGVDASLWPSLFEHKLLPYSLLAFAAIMYVPALGWEFLASTRLTSELNFLLQEIDNCYHRAAEGRAPKIEKQIQSKGPGITERERREIIENAEKEKSPEQNLFEKYLERRGRSNFLAKLYLARHLLILLLSVAPISYLCTYYATQKQNEFTCALGASPDGPAGGAAAGAAAVRVSCKLPSVQLQRIVAGVDIVLLCAMNLIILVNLIHLFIFRKSNFIFDKLHKVGIKTRRQWRRSQFCDINILAMFCNENRDHIKSLNRLDFITNESDLMYDNVVRQLLAALAQSNHDATPTVRDAGVQTVDPSANPAEPEGSAEPPVVKRPRKKMKWIPTSNPLPQPFKEPLAIMRVENSKAEKPKPVRRKTATDTLIAPLLDAGARAAHHYKGGGGDAGPAPDKKHARHFSLDVHPYILGTKKAKPEAVPAAALPASRSQEGGFLSQAEECALGLAAAPTKDAPLPEKEILYPAEPARATLPPGGPFHVCSPPAAPATAPLSPASLGKPDPLAILSRNATHPLLHISTLYEAREEEDGGPRAPPDVGSLIAIPPPQQMLIATFDEPRTVVSTVEF from the exons atgcaCCACCTCCTGCAGCAGTCGGCGGACATGGCGACCGCGCTGCTGGCCGGGGAGAAGCTGCGCGAGCTGATCCTGCCGGGCGCGCAGGACGACAAGGCGGGCGCGCTCGCCGCGCTGCTGCTGCAGCTCAAGCTGGAGCTGCCCTTCGACCGCGTGGTCACCATCGGCACCGTGCTGGTCCCCATCCTGCTCGTCACCCTGGTCTTCACCAAGAACTTCGCAG AGGAGCCCATTTACTGCTACACGCCGCACAACTTCACTCGCGACCAGGCGCTGTACGCTCGCGGCTACTGCTGGACGGAGCTGCGGGACGCGCTGCCCGGCGTGGACGCCAGCCTGTGGCCGTCGCTGTTTGAGCACAAGCTGCTGCCCTACTCGCTGCTGGCCTTCGCGGCCATCATGTACGTCCCCGCGCTGGGCTGGGAGTTCCTGGCCTCCACCCGCCTCACCTCGGAGCTCAACTTCCTGCTGCAGGAGATCGACAACTGCTACCACCGCGCCGCCGAGGGCCGCGCCCCCAAGATCGAGAAGCAGATCCAGTCCAAGGGGCCCGGCATCACGGAGCGCGAGAGGCGCGAGATCATCGAGAACGCCGAGAAGGAGAAGAGCCCGGAGCAGAACCTGTTCGAGAAGTACCTGGAGCGCCGCGGCCGCAGCAACTTCCTGGCCAAGCTGTACCTGGCGCGGCACCTGCTGATCCTGCTGCTCAGCGTGGCGCCCATCTCCTACCTGTGCACCTACTACGCCACGCAGAAGCAGAACGAGTTCACGTGCGCGCTGGGCGCGTCCCCGGACGGGCCGGCAGGGggcgcggcggcgggggcggccgcCGTGCGCGTCAGCTGCAAGCTGCCGTCCGTGCAGCTGCAGCGCATCGTGGCGGGCGTGGACATCGTGCTGCTGTGCGCCATGAACCTCATCATCCTCGTCAACCTCATCCACCTCTTCATCTTCCGCAAGAGCAACTTCATCTTCGACAAGCTGCACAAGGTGGGCATCAAGACGCGCCGGCAGTGGCGCCGCTCACAGTTCTGCGACATCAACATCCTGGCCATGTTCTGCAACGAGAACCGCGACCACATCAAGTCGCTCAACCGGCTGGACTTCATCACCAACGAGAGCGACCTCATGTACGACAACGTGGTGCGGCAGCTGCTGGCCGCGCTGGCCCAGTCCAACCACGACGCCACGCCCACCGTGCGCGACGCGGGCGTGCAGACCGTCGACCCCAGCGCCAACCCCGCCGAGCCCGAGGGCTCCGCCGAGCCGCCCGTGGTCAAGCGGCCGCGCAAGAAGATGAAGTGGATCCCCACCAGCAACCCGCTGCCCCAGCCCTTCAAGGAGCCGCTGGCCATCATGCGCGTGGAGAACAGCAAGGCCGAGAAGCCCAAGCCCGTGCGCCGCAAGACGGCCACCGACACGCTCATCGCGCCGCTGCTGGACGCGGGGGCGCGCGCCGCGCACCACTACAAGGGCGGCGGGGGCGACGCGGGGCCCGCCCCCGACAAGAAGCATGCGCGCCACTTTTCCCTGGACGTGCACCCCTACATCCTGGGCACCAAGAAGGCCAAGCCCGAGGCCGTGCCCGCCGCCGCCCTGCCCGCCTCCCGGAGCCAGGAAGGGGGTTTCCTGTCCCAGGCGGAGGAGTGCGCGCTCGGCTTGGCAGCAGCCCCCACCAAAG ACGCTCCGCTCCCCGAGAAGGAAATCCTGTACCCCGCAGAGCCAGCCCGCGCCACGCTTCCTCCCGGGGGCCCGTTTCACGTCTGCTCGCCCCCCGCAGCCCCCGCCACAGCTCCTCTGTCGCCAGCCAGCCTGGGCAAGCCCGACCCCCTGGCTATCCTGAGCCGCAACGCCACGCACCCGCTGCTGCACATCAGCACGCTATACGAAGCCCGGGAAGAGGAGGACGGGGGCCCCCGGGCTCCCCCGGACGTGGGCAGCCTCATCGccatccccccgccccagcaGATGCTCATCGCCACCTTTGACGAGCCCAGGACAGTAGTGAGCACTGTGGAGTTCTGA